From the Acidimicrobiales bacterium genome, the window CGACGGCACCGACGCCGGGACCGTCCTCGTGAAAGACATCCTCCCTGGCACATCAGGGTCCGAGCCGGGCGGGTTTGCCGTGCTGAACAGCGTTCTGCTGTTCGCTGCGAATGACGTCTCGCGGGGTACCGAGCTGTGGAGGACCGATGGCACCGAGGCCGGAACCGTCCTGGTGAAGGACATCTATCCCGGTCCCAACGCCGGCTTCCCGGTGGGCTTGGTCGACCTGAACGGCACGATCTTCATGAGCGCCAACGATGCCGCCGGCGCGAGACTCTGGCAAACCGACGGCACTGAAGCGGGCACGGTGCCCACCAAGGACGTTGCCGTCAGTGGGCTCGTTAATGCCGGTGGGTCGCTCTTCTTCAAGGGCCTCGACGATGTCCACGGGTGGGAGATGTGGAAGAGCGACGGCACGGAGGCGGGCACCGCCATGATAAGCGACCTAACACCTGGCTCGGGTGATAGCAATGTGATCGGCCCCCTCATTCCGTACCTGGGAGGCGTGATCTTCAACATGTTCACCGGCGTGAAGAAACTCTGGAAGAGTGACGGCACCGAGGTCGGCACGGTGCCGGTGACGCAGGTACCCATCGAGTACGGCGAGGTCGTGGTGGGGAGCACGATCTTCTTCACCTCCGACGACGGCGTACACGGGATCGAGCTCTGGAAGTCCAACGGCACCGGACCTGGCACGAAGATGGTGAAGGACATCAATCCGGGTTCGGCCTCGGCCCGCCCGTTTTTCTTTACTGTGTTCAATGGCAAGCTTTTCTTCCGGGCCAGCGATCCCGGCCACGGGGCCGAACTCTGGAACAGTAATGGCACCGCCGTCGGGACGGCCCTGGTGGCCGACATAAATCCCGGCAACGCGTCGTCTGCCCCGCACGACTTCGCCGCCGTCGACCGGACTCTGTACTTCTCGGCAATACACGTATCCTTCGGCCGCGAACTGTGGAGGAGGACGATCTAGTGCTCACGCGCGTAAGTCATTTTGACGTACGCGGCCCTGAGCGGGCGACCGTCATAAGTCAGCGGAACGGTGCCGCTCGGCGGTTGTAGTCCTTGATGAAGGGCGATGATGCGTTCGGCCAGCTGCTCGGCGGAGTCGAAATCGCCGCGACGCACAGACGACGCTCGAGGATGGAGAATAACAGCACCCATACCTGGTTGAGCCGCGAGGCGTGCGTCGGCGTGTGATGCATGTGCACGTGGGGGTGCGCCCCCAGGAACTCGGCCACCTTGGGCGTGGTGTGAGCCGACAGGTTGTCCACGATGCAGTGCAGGTCGAGCCCGACGGGCGTCTCGGCCACCAGCACGAAGTTGTCGCCGCGGCTGGAGTCGGTGACCCACCCGGCCGTGGCGGCGGTACTCGAACTCTCGTCGGGCGGGGATGCCGGGTACGGGTGGGCGGGTCGGGTTGATGCGGCTCTTGGCCTGGATGCCGGACTTCTCGTCGACCGACACACCACGGCGTTGTCAACGGGTCGAGGTAGAGCCCGCACACGTCACCGGCTGGAGGGCCGGCCATCAGCGGTCCCGCTCCGACTTGGCATTCGCGTGTAGCGCACGCACGTCATCGGCGACCTAGCGCGCGAGCCGCCGGCTTCGGCTGCGCAACCCGCTCGAGCCGCAGCTGCGCATCGAGGACACGGAGCCGGGCCTCGGCGTCCGGCGCAACGGCCGCCACGGCCTCGCGCTCGGCCCGTAGGCGGGCCGGGCGCACCGCCGCGTCGGTGCGCTGTGCGAGGTCGGGCCGACGGCGCCCGTCGCCGCCGGCCACCTCGTCGGTGTCGAGGACCCAGCGCTGGCGGGCCTCCCGGCGCCACTCGGCGGTGAGATCCTCGGCGGCCTGATCGATGTCGTCGGCCACCACGTAGACGTGGCTGGCGCCCCGGGCCCGGCTCATGGCCACGTAGGCCAGCTCGCGGCCACCCCCGTCGGCCAGCACGTGCGCCCGATCCACCGTGGCCGCTTGGGTCCGGTGGACGGTGAGGGCGTACGCGTAGTCCAGGTGGTCGGCGCCGAGGTCCCCGCCGGCCAGATCCTCCCGGCGGCCGTCATTGAAGGCGACGGTGAGCCGCCCGTCGCCGACACCCTCCACGCTGGCCCGCTCGCTGGTGACCCACCTCCCGTCCCCGGGCCCCAGGAATACCACCCGGTCGCCGACGGCGTAGCGCCGTCCTCCTGGCCCCTCCACCTCGGGGCCGGTCACTACCCCGGCCTCGAGGCAGCGCCGCCGGGCCCGTTCGTTCAGTGCCGCCACGTCCCGGCGGCGCCAGGCCAGCAGGGCGACCTCGTGGCCGGCTCGGCGATCGGCGTCCCAGGCATCGACGGCGGCGTCGAGGGCGTCGGCCCGGTCCGGAGCGGCGACGATGCGGTCGTTGTCCCGGTACCAGGCCACGGCCTTCGCCACGTCGCCGGCCCGGAGCTGCTCCAGCGCGGAGCGCTCGGCCGGATCGCGCTGGCGCACGTTCTGGTCGAGGACCACCACTGCCGGGTGATGGCGGGCCACCAGGGCCTCCAGCCCGCCGCCGGGGCCGACAGCGCCGAGTTGGTGGTGGTCGCCGATAGCCACCGCCTTCGCCCCGGCCGCCTCCGCGGCCACCAGGAGCTTGAGCAACTGGGCGTCGTCGGCCATGCCGGCCTCGTCGATCAGCAACAGCGTGTCGGCGTCGAGGGTGAGGGTGCCGTGCTCCAGGCGCCACACCAGGGAGGCGACGGTGCGCAAGTCCACG encodes:
- a CDS encoding AAA family ATPase, which gives rise to MTDAFSKRSSEIDEAMESEGFTSYRARGIAARATRAAKTDESGDSLLLRWLNELDALGWPSRKLAERLPLVNQRQHRPLRRLSATERAEMVRGLLAGPLAEQKVFTRADVVRLAAPALYGAAPEELDTVVAGVLAHPEAIALVGTPGARSRAYVAASVLAAEAAVEEVAARLAGADDRTSLRRATVEVAVAEKEERLGRPLTAGQRRAVAVICGSGRGIDVAVGVAGSGKTTALEVVRAAFEADGYRVLGTAVSGQAARALSTEAGVDLRTVASLVWRLEHGTLTLDADTLLLIDEAGMADDAQLLKLLVAAEAAGAKAVAIGDHHQLGAVGPGGGLEALVARHHPAVVVLDQNVRQRDPAERSALEQLRAGDVAKAVAWYRDNDRIVAAPDRADALDAAVDAWDADRRAGHEVALLAWRRRDVAALNERARRRCLEAGVVTGPEVEGPGGRRYAVGDRVVFLGPGDGRWVTSERASVEGVGDGRLTVAFNDGRREDLAGGDLGADHLDYAYALTVHRTQAATVDRAHVLADGGGRELAYVAMSRARGASHVYVVADDIDQAAEDLTAEWRREARQRWVLDTDEVAGGDGRRRPDLAQRTDAAVRPARLRAEREAVAAVAPDAEARLRVLDAQLRLERVAQPKPAARALGRR
- a CDS encoding ELWxxDGT repeat protein; amino-acid sequence: MKDLNPGPHDSGPLLYPPPAVIGGSIFFEASDDIHGKELWKSDGTKAGTVLVKDIMPGFGNSTPIGLTALGGQIFFSAYDPANGRELWKTDGTDAGTVLVKDILPGTSGSEPGGFAVLNSVLLFAANDVSRGTELWRTDGTEAGTVLVKDIYPGPNAGFPVGLVDLNGTIFMSANDAAGARLWQTDGTEAGTVPTKDVAVSGLVNAGGSLFFKGLDDVHGWEMWKSDGTEAGTAMISDLTPGSGDSNVIGPLIPYLGGVIFNMFTGVKKLWKSDGTEVGTVPVTQVPIEYGEVVVGSTIFFTSDDGVHGIELWKSNGTGPGTKMVKDINPGSASARPFFFTVFNGKLFFRASDPGHGAELWNSNGTAVGTALVADINPGNASSAPHDFAAVDRTLYFSAIHVSFGRELWRRTI